AAAAACTGGTCAGCTTGCTTCTCCTGGAAGTGAAAAAGCAGTAGTTGATAGAGCTCGTAGTGTTCTCTCAGTTCTTGAGAATAGCCGAGCAGTTTAGCGACAATCTCCTTATTGGTCAAATGCATCCGAAAGGTCGGGCGGTAAAACCGCTTGTCACTGAGTTTTCGACTGTCCTGTTGTATCAATTTCCAGTAGCGTTTGAGCGTCTTGTATTCATGCGATTTGCGGTCAAAAGCATTCATGATTTGGGTACGGACACGGTTCATAGCACGGCTGAGATGTTGCACAACGTGGAAACGATCAAGCACGATTTTAGCATGAGGAAAAAGTTGTTTGGCTAGTTGATAGTAAGGGCTAAACATGTCCATAGTGATGAATTTAACGCGGTTTCTGACCTGTCTAGGGTATCTCAGAAAGTGATTTCGGATGGTTGCTTGCGTTCTTCCATCAAGGATAGCGATGACATTTAGGGAGTTGAAATCTTGAGCGATAAAGCTCATTTTCCCTTTCTTGAAGGCATACTCATCCCAAGACATGACTTCTGGAAGCTTAGACCACTCCGTTTCAAACTTAAACTCGTTGAGTTTTCGAATAACTGTAGATGTAGAAATGGAAAGTCTGTGTGCGATATGTGTCATTGCTTGCTTTTCGATGAGTAATTGTGCGATTTTCTGGTTGACAGCGACAGAGATTTGATGGTTTTTCTTAACAATAGGAGTTTCAGCGACCGCTATTTTCCCACATTCCTTGCATTTGAAACGACGCTTTCGAAGGCGGATAAGTAGCGGGTAGCCAGCAGTTTCTAAGT
The window above is part of the Streptococcus himalayensis genome. Proteins encoded here:
- a CDS encoding ISL3 family transposase, with amino-acid sequence MEQLNLITNFLKMKDKNITITNECDMGTHLELHGHLDYTAPKCPSCKGQMAKYDFQKASKIPYLETAGYPLLIRLRKRRFKCKECGKIAVAETPIVKKNHQISVAVNQKIAQLLIEKQAMTHIAHRLSISTSTVIRKLNEFKFETEWSKLPEVMSWDEYAFKKGKMSFIAQDFNSLNVIAILDGRTQATIRNHFLRYPRQVRNRVKFITMDMFSPYYQLAKQLFPHAKIVLDRFHVVQHLSRAMNRVRTQIMNAFDRKSHEYKTLKRYWKLIQQDSRKLSDKRFYRPTFRMHLTNKEIVAKLLGYSQELREHYELYQLLLFHFQEKQADQFFGLIQDTRQTVDPIFQTVFNTFLKDKDKILNAMELPYSNAKLEATNNLIKVIKRNAFGFRNFENFKKRIFIALNIKREKTNLVLSRC